A segment of the Bacteroidota bacterium genome:
ATCACTGGAGCTGTTACTTCTATTTCTATAACTCGAAATACAACTATTACCCCTTGTGGGGTTTAGTTATACATATCGCCATGGTTAAGGCCAGACAAAAAATGTCTGGCAAACACAACTTTCCAACATAAGAACATTTTATTGAAACGAATATACACCTGACATTTTCAAGGTGGCAATACTTAATCGTTTATACGTTTAAGAAGAAAACAATTTAATAATGAAAGTATTAAAATTTGGAGGAACTTCAGTAGGATCACCTGAAGCCTTTAAAAAAGTAAAAGAGATTTCGCTTAAATCAGCCGAAAAAGAAAAAATTGTAGTTGTTGTATCGGCAGTTTCGCAAATGACAAACCTGTTACAAAAGGCTGCAGACAAAGCTTCGACAGGTGATGAGAGTTATTCCGGTGATTTAACTTTGCTTGAGCAGAAACACATTAGTCTTATCAGAGAATTAATGTCGATTGAGAAACAAAGTAGTGTTATAGCCGAATTTAAAACCAATCTGAACCACCTGGAAGACATTTTAAAAGGGATATATCTTGTTGAGGAATTAACCGAAAAATCAAGTGCTTTGGTATTGAGTTTTGGTGAAAAATTCTCTTCCAAAATACTCTATCATTATTTCAGCGAAAAAAATAACAGTGTAGCCTATTGGGATTCTACTCAAATTATTGTGGCAAACGGAAATTTCATAAATGCACAGCTCAACGAAGAAAAAACAACAGAAAATCTGCAGAAGGTAAACTCAGAGAATTTTTCTGTAGCTGTAATGCCCGGTTTTATTGCACGAAACAATAAAAACCAGCTTACTACACTGGGTCGTGGCGGTTCTGACTATACAGCTTCAATAGTTGCTGCAAATTTAAAAGCTGACGTTTTAGAAATCTGGACCGATGTTGACGGTATGTTAACGGCCGACCCATCGATGGTTAAGCAGGCTTCATCGCTTAAAAGCATCTCTTTTGATGAAGCAATGGAATTATCGCATTTCGGAGCTAAAGTTATTTATCCGCCTTCGATACAGCCGGCTCTTCGAGAAGGTATTCCCATGGTTGTAAAAAACACTTTTAACCCTGAAAATCCGGGAACTAAAATTGTTAAAGAAGCCCCGTCAGAAACAGATATTACAGGATTATCGGCAATAAAGGATATATCAGTTATCGATGTTACAGGAGCGGGAATGGTTGCTATTCCGGGTTATGCCAGCAGAGTTTTCAGAAGTTTATCTCAAAAAAATGTCAACATAATTCTGATTACCCAGGCTTCTTCGGAGCACTCCATTACATTGGCGATTAAATATGAAGATCGCTATAATGCTATAGAAGCCCTGGAAGAAGAATTTGAATCGGAGCTAAAAAATGGCAAAATTCAAAAACTAAAACATCAGGACGACCTTGCCATTATAGCTCTTGTTGGAGATAATATGAAAAGCCGAAGCGGGTTGAGCGGACGAGCTTTTAGTGCACTTGGACATAACGGAATAAACATCAGGGCAATTGCTCAGGGATCGTCAGAGAAAAATATTTCGATGGTGGTTTCTAAGAAAAACATAAAAAAAGCACTTAATGTACTTCACGAAGAATTTTTCTTATCGAAATACAAAAAAGTACATTTGTATCTGGCAGGCCTTGGAAATGTAGGAGGTGCATTGATCGATCAGGTTCGAAAACAAAAGACCTTCCTGATGGAAAAGCACAATATGCAAATGG
Coding sequences within it:
- the thrA gene encoding bifunctional aspartate kinase/homoserine dehydrogenase I — encoded protein: MKVLKFGGTSVGSPEAFKKVKEISLKSAEKEKIVVVVSAVSQMTNLLQKAADKASTGDESYSGDLTLLEQKHISLIRELMSIEKQSSVIAEFKTNLNHLEDILKGIYLVEELTEKSSALVLSFGEKFSSKILYHYFSEKNNSVAYWDSTQIIVANGNFINAQLNEEKTTENLQKVNSENFSVAVMPGFIARNNKNQLTTLGRGGSDYTASIVAANLKADVLEIWTDVDGMLTADPSMVKQASSLKSISFDEAMELSHFGAKVIYPPSIQPALREGIPMVVKNTFNPENPGTKIVKEAPSETDITGLSAIKDISVIDVTGAGMVAIPGYASRVFRSLSQKNVNIILITQASSEHSITLAIKYEDRYNAIEALEEEFESELKNGKIQKLKHQDDLAIIALVGDNMKSRSGLSGRAFSALGHNGINIRAIAQGSSEKNISMVVSKKNIKKALNVLHEEFFLSKYKKVHLYLAGLGNVGGALIDQVRKQKTFLMEKHNMQMVVVGMINSRKYLIDENGIDLDNWDELLNNSDKKADLDKFHEEATALNKRNSVFVDNTAHQIVSDYYEKFLESKISVACSNKIAASSEYAKFKSLRELAVNNNVEFLNEANVGAGLPIIDTISKLVSSGDVITKIQGVLSGSLSFIFDNYNGETPFSEIVTQAKNDGFTEPDPRVDLSGTDVARKILILSRVGGYKPEPEDVLSESFMPESCLQPMGVEEFIKSLDNEEAHFKELYNEANSKGEKLKIVGTFENGKAKVKLESLNNSSPFFSLKGTDNMVLIYTERYGENPMVIQGAGAGASVTSAGVFGDIIRTLKH